Proteins encoded together in one Lathyrus oleraceus cultivar Zhongwan6 chromosome 5, CAAS_Psat_ZW6_1.0, whole genome shotgun sequence window:
- the LOC127080077 gene encoding uncharacterized protein LOC127080077 → MKEDKQKDPKPTIRLPYPQRTKKKKKNEKIFEKFLEIFKNFEINIPFAEAMEQIPLYAKFMKDIVSKKRPTNTERVLLTDTCSAILQGMKIPVEKKDRGSVTIPCTIGNRTFKKALIDLGASVSLMPFSIYKKLGISTVQDTRMTLQFVDHLVKRPYGVVEDVLVKIDKFFFPIDFVVLEMPEDEEIPLILGRPFLETGRCMIDIEEETMTLKVYDEELKIDVQNTMKYKDDVGTSHTIEVIYQVIAQGSPVKTPQLPL, encoded by the coding sequence ATGAAGGAAGATAAGCAGAAAGACCCTAAACCAACCATCAGACTCCCATATCCTCAAAGgacaaagaagaagaagaagaatgagaaaaTTTTCGAGAAATTCTTGGAGATATTCAAGAATTTTGAGATTAACATTCCTTTCGCTGAGGCCATGGAGCAAATTCCCTTATACGCCAAATTTATGAAAGACATCGTCTCAAAGAAACGTCCCACCAACACTGAGCGTGTTCTTTTAACTGATACATGTAGTGCTATTTTGCAAGGGATGAAGATACCAGTGGAGAAGAAGGACAGAGGATCAGTTACTATTCCTTGCACTATAGGAAATAGAACTTTCAAAAAAGCACTTATTGATTTGGGAGCTAGTGTCAGTTTGATGCCTTTTTCTATTTACAAAAAATTGGGTATTAGCACGGTTCAAGACACTAGGATGACACTACAGTTTGTCGATCACTTAGTTAAGCGGCCTTATGGAGTGGTGGAAGATGTTCTGGTGAAGATAGACAAATTTTTCTTCCCGATAGACTTTGTGGTTCTTGAAATGCCTGAAGATGAAGAGATTCCTCTCATTTTAGGCAGACCATTTCTAGAGACGGGAAGATGTATGATAGACATAGAAGAAGAAACGATGACTCTAAAAGTCTATGATGAAGAATTGAAGATTGATGTCCAAAACACTatgaaatacaaagatgatgtTGGTACCAGTCATACTATAGAGGTAATATATCAAGTGATTGCTCAGGGAAGTCCAGTGAAGACACCACAGTTACCGTTGTAA